In Rutidosis leptorrhynchoides isolate AG116_Rl617_1_P2 chromosome 2, CSIRO_AGI_Rlap_v1, whole genome shotgun sequence, one genomic interval encodes:
- the LOC139890813 gene encoding BTB/POZ domain-containing protein At4g08455-like, translating into MLNCEYNNYYSAGNCRSCYEKASKTEKELKGKIEELTRVNDELKREINELKSIVNFLSFWDPIDSPPHNDHLSTDGYFTDVVLVVVDMDSGKPVANTVHVPANKALLASRSPVFKAMLETEMEESLSDTIKLSDVSHGALHAFVDFLYTAEATLDDDMACDLLVLANKYEVNHLKSYCETFLISKLNWESSLKNYSFAHQHNAETLLDAALSLILDNMDNLNESEEYLELVEKDTRLVVNIYEAYYSNT; encoded by the exons ATGCTTAATTGCGAGTACAACAACTACTACAGTGCTGGTAATTGTAGAAGTTGTTATGAGAAAGCAAGTAAGACCGAAAAAGAATTGAAGGGTAAAATCGAAGAATTGACACGTGTAAACGATGAATTGAAACGTGAAATCAATGAATTGAAATCTATAGTTAATTTTCTTTCGTTTTGGGACCCAATTGACTCTCCACCCCACAATGATCACCTATCTACTGACGGTTACTTCACCGACGTCGTTTTGGTTGTTGTTGATATGGATTCGGGTAAACCCGTTGCTAATACGGTTCATGTTCCTGCTAATAAGGCCCTTTTG GCAAGCCGTTCACCAGTGTTTAAAGCCATGCTTGAAACCGAAATGGAAGAAAGCCTTAGTGACACAATCAAGCTCAGTGATGTTTCACATGGCGCCCTACATGCCTTTGTCGACTTCCTCTACACAGCTGAAGCAACTCTTGATGATGACATGGCATGTGATCTTTTAGTTTTAGCCAACAAATACGAAGTAAATCATCTAAAAAGCTATTGTGAGACATTCTTGATATCGAAACTTAACTGGGAAAGTTCACTTAAGAACTACTCATTTGCTCATCAGCATAATGCAGAAACCTTGCTTGATGCTGCATTATCATTAATTTTGGACAATATGGATAACCTAAACGAGAGTGAAGAGTATTTAGAGCTTGTAGAAAAAGATACTCGGCTTGTTGTGAATATTTATGAAGCTTACTATTCTAACACGTAG